Genomic DNA from Pseudomonas helmanticensis:
CACTGCCGGCTCTGCCACATAACAAGACTGCGAGGTTGCCATGCCGAAATTCGTGATTGAACGCGAGATTCCAGGGGCCGGAAAGCTGTCGGAAGCAGAACTCCAGGCCGTGTCGCAAACGTCCTGCCAGGCGTTGCGTCAACTTGGCCCACAGGTGCAGTGGCTACAGAGTTACGTCACCGCCGATAAAATCTACTGCGTCTATATCGCCCCTGATGAGGAGCAGGTGCGCGAGCACGCCAGGCTCGGAGGATTCCCGGCCAATAGCGTGGCGCGGGTGATAACGGTCATCGACCCGACCACCGCCGAATGACCATCGTCCCGACTTGCAGCGGAGCTCGACCTCATGAGTACACCGATTGATCTCACTGCCTTGAAGGAACGCCAGAAAGTCGCTTGGGCCAGTGGCGACTACGCCGTGATCGGCACCACGCTGCAAATCGTCGGCGAAAACCTCGCCGAAGCCTGCAACCTGCTGTGCGATGAAGCGGTGCTGGATGTCGCTGCCGGCAATGGCAATGCGACGCTGGCGGCGGCGCGGCGTGGCTGTCTGGTGACCTCGACCGATTACGTCGCAGGCCTGCTGGAAAGGGGCCAGGATCGCGCCCGGGCCGAGCATCTGGACGTGACGTTCCAGGTCGCCGATGCCGAAGCCTTGCCGTTTGCCGATGACAGTTTTGATGCCGTGCTGTCGACATTTGGCGTGATGTTCGCGCCGGATCAGACCAAGGCTGCTGGCGAGTTGGGGCGAGTTTGTCGCCGAGGCGGGCGTATCGGTCTGGCCAACTGGACGCCGGAAGGCTTCGTCGGCCAGATGTTCAAGATCCTCGGCCACCATCTGCCACCGCCCGTCGGTGCGCAACCGCCATCGAACTGGGGCTCGGACGCTTGGCTGCACAAACACTTCGATGACCGCGATTTTCTGGTGCGCGTAACCCGGCGCGAGTTCAACTTCCGCTATCGCTCGGCGGCGCACTTCATCGACATCTTTCGCCATTGGTACGGGCCGGTGCACAAGGCTTTCGCGGTGCTGCCGCCGGAAAGCGCGCAGGCGCTGGAAAGCGATCTGGCGGATTTGCTCAATCGCATGAACCGGGCGGGGGAGGGATCGCTGGTGGTGCCGAGCGAGTATCTGGAGGTGGTGATCAGTAAACGCTAACTCAGAACGCACGAAGATCCCCTGTAGGAGTGAGCCTGCTCGCGATAACGGTCTTTCAGCTGAATATCTTTGATAGACAGACCGCTATCGCGAGCAGGCTCACTCCTACATCTGAATTCAGGTATGGCTGCGAGGTTATTTCACGGGCGGCCGCTCAAACCATTCCAGCGCCGTGCGCCAGATGCAGATCCCGAGGAAATATGCCGACATCAGCAACCACAGCCCCATCACCAGCGGGTTTATCACTGGGTGCTGGAGCACCAGCGACAGGCTGCACAGCAACCAGATCGCCGTCACCGCGATGTTGATCGGCATGAAGCGGCGCACGCGGAAGGGGTGCAGAAATTTCATTTGCGTTACGGTCAGCAGCGCCAGGCCGATCACGGTCAGAAAGGTGATCCACGGCTCCGGGCCGATGATGTACAGGCACAGGGCAACGACATTCCACGCGGCCGGGAACCCGACGAAATAGTTGTCCTTGCTCTTCATGTTGACGTTGCAGAAGCAGAACAGCGACGACACCAGAATCAGCGACACCGTCAGCAGCAGGGTGTAGTCGGGCAGGGGAATGTAGCGATAGATGAACAGCGCCGGAATGAACACGTACGTCAGGTAATCGATCACCAGGTCGAGGATCGAACCGTCGAAACTCGGTAGCACCGATTGCACGTTGACCTTGCGTGCCAACGCACCGTCGAGGCCGTCGACGATCAGCGCGACGCCGAGCCACATCAGGCAGTGGGTCGGCTGGTTTTCCAGCAGGGCGAGGGTGGCCAGGAATGCAGTGACCACGCCAGTCGCAGTAAAACCATGGGCGCCCCATGCTTTGAGCCTGGCGATGTGTACGGTCGATATCACGGGGGCGTTCTCCAGAAAAATGAAGCAGGCCGGGTATCACCCTTGGGCAGCAAGGGCGCCGGCAAACCGGGTCGGGGTTGCAGCTATCGACCGGTTTGGCCGGGATAAGGTTCACCCTCCTTGAATCTTAGCTGGCCACGGAAAAATTACGCGAGGGAAATACCCTGGCGGATTCAGCGTCAGCCCAACGGTGCTGGCGCTCCGGCCGCAGCGGTCTATCGTTGCCAGACGCAGTCACGGCCTTAGCCTGAGGATGACGTCATGAACACCAGCGATTTGCTCGAACAACTGCTGCGAGGCCAGGCCTCGGCGGGACAACAAACCAGCGCCTCGACCGGTGATGGCCTCGGCGGGCTCGGCGGCTTGCTGGGCGGTCTGCTGGGTGGCGCTGACGCCAGCGGCTCGCGCGGTGGTTCTGCGGGCGGTGGGCTTGGCGGTCTGGGTGGTTTGCTCGGCGGCCTGCTGGGTGGTGGTGCTGGCGGGTTGGGCGGCGCCTTGGGTGGCGGAGGCGGTACGCAAAGTCGCTCCGGTGGCAGCAATTACGCGGCGCTGGCATCACTGGGGATGATGGCGTACCAGGCTTATCAAGCCTGGCAACGCAGCCAGGCGAGCGCGGCGCCGCAACAGCTGCCGCAAACGGCCAATCTGCTCGCCGGTCCCGATGTCGAAGAACACAGCCACGCGGTGCTGCGCGCGTTGATTGCGGCAGCCAAGGCGGACGGGCGCATCGATGAAAACGAGAAACACCTGATCAGCAGCGAAATCGGCAAGCACACCGACGACCCGCAGTTGCAGCAATGGCTCGATGCGGAAGTCGCCAAGCCGCTGGACGCGAGCGAAGTGGCTCAGGCAGCGAATGGCGATCCGGCAATCGCCGCTGAGATGTACGCGGCGAGTGTGTTGCTGGTGGATGATCAGCAGGACGCTGAGCGCAGTTATCTGGACGCGTTGGCGGCGGCGTTGCGGATTGATCCTGAGTTACAGGTGCATCTGGAGCAGCAGGCCAAGGGGCAGGCCTGAGGCGAAAGTCAGAAGTCAAAAGATCGCAGCCTTCGGCAGCTCCTACAGGGGGAGCGTGTTCGCGCAAAACGCGGCTGCGATCTTTTGATCTTCAAATCCAAACCGCATCCCAGAGCGGGTAATCCCCCAACCGCTGCACCAGCCCGGCCCG
This window encodes:
- a CDS encoding DUF4242 domain-containing protein, whose amino-acid sequence is MPKFVIEREIPGAGKLSEAELQAVSQTSCQALRQLGPQVQWLQSYVTADKIYCVYIAPDEEQVREHARLGGFPANSVARVITVIDPTTAE
- a CDS encoding class I SAM-dependent methyltransferase; translation: MSTPIDLTALKERQKVAWASGDYAVIGTTLQIVGENLAEACNLLCDEAVLDVAAGNGNATLAAARRGCLVTSTDYVAGLLERGQDRARAEHLDVTFQVADAEALPFADDSFDAVLSTFGVMFAPDQTKAAGELGRVCRRGGRIGLANWTPEGFVGQMFKILGHHLPPPVGAQPPSNWGSDAWLHKHFDDRDFLVRVTRREFNFRYRSAAHFIDIFRHWYGPVHKAFAVLPPESAQALESDLADLLNRMNRAGEGSLVVPSEYLEVVISKR
- the pcsA gene encoding phosphatidylcholine synthase, with amino-acid sequence MISTVHIARLKAWGAHGFTATGVVTAFLATLALLENQPTHCLMWLGVALIVDGLDGALARKVNVQSVLPSFDGSILDLVIDYLTYVFIPALFIYRYIPLPDYTLLLTVSLILVSSLFCFCNVNMKSKDNYFVGFPAAWNVVALCLYIIGPEPWITFLTVIGLALLTVTQMKFLHPFRVRRFMPINIAVTAIWLLCSLSLVLQHPVINPLVMGLWLLMSAYFLGICIWRTALEWFERPPVK
- a CDS encoding tellurite resistance TerB family protein; this encodes MNTSDLLEQLLRGQASAGQQTSASTGDGLGGLGGLLGGLLGGADASGSRGGSAGGGLGGLGGLLGGLLGGGAGGLGGALGGGGGTQSRSGGSNYAALASLGMMAYQAYQAWQRSQASAAPQQLPQTANLLAGPDVEEHSHAVLRALIAAAKADGRIDENEKHLISSEIGKHTDDPQLQQWLDAEVAKPLDASEVAQAANGDPAIAAEMYAASVLLVDDQQDAERSYLDALAAALRIDPELQVHLEQQAKGQA